In Streptomyces sp. NBC_00569, a single genomic region encodes these proteins:
- the pfkB gene encoding 1-phosphofructokinase: MILTVTPNPSLDRTYEVPALDRGEVLRATGERMDPGGKGVNVSRAVAAAGAPTLAVLPLGGAPGALVAELLDAQGISVDPVPVAGQTRSNIALAEPDGTLTKINAPGPELTPEEAESLLTVVGERSAGADWIACCGSLPRGLTPTWYAELVARAHAAGARIALDTSGPALLAALRERPDVVKPNAEELAEAVGRPLATVGDALKAAEELRDLGARAVLASLGSDGQLLVDGSGAWFATAPVDTVRSNVGAGDSSLAGFLIAGGTGPRALASAVAHGAAAVQLPGSAMPTPADLNPDAVTLTSDVPLDRALKEPAP, from the coding sequence ATGATCCTCACCGTCACCCCCAACCCCTCTCTGGACCGCACCTATGAGGTCCCCGCACTCGACCGGGGCGAGGTTCTGCGCGCCACCGGCGAGCGCATGGACCCGGGCGGCAAGGGCGTCAACGTCTCGCGGGCCGTCGCCGCCGCCGGCGCCCCCACACTCGCCGTCCTCCCGCTGGGCGGCGCGCCCGGCGCCCTGGTCGCCGAACTCCTCGACGCCCAGGGGATCAGCGTCGACCCCGTACCCGTAGCCGGACAGACCCGGTCCAACATCGCGCTCGCCGAGCCGGACGGAACCCTGACGAAGATCAACGCGCCGGGACCCGAACTCACTCCGGAAGAAGCCGAGTCACTGCTCACCGTCGTCGGCGAGCGCTCCGCGGGCGCCGACTGGATCGCCTGCTGCGGCAGCCTCCCGCGCGGCCTCACCCCGACCTGGTACGCCGAACTGGTCGCCCGCGCCCACGCGGCCGGCGCCCGTATCGCCCTCGACACCTCGGGCCCGGCCCTCCTCGCCGCCCTGCGCGAACGGCCCGACGTCGTCAAGCCGAACGCGGAGGAGCTCGCCGAGGCGGTCGGCCGTCCGCTCGCCACCGTCGGCGACGCCCTCAAGGCGGCCGAGGAGCTGCGGGACCTCGGCGCACGCGCCGTACTCGCCTCCCTCGGCTCGGACGGGCAGCTGCTCGTGGACGGCTCGGGCGCCTGGTTCGCCACCGCCCCGGTCGACACCGTCCGCAGCAACGTCGGCGCGGGCGACTCCTCCCTGGCCGGTTTCCTCATCGCGGGCGGCACCGGTCCGCGGGCGCTGGCCTCGGCCGTCGCCCACGGCGCCGCGGCGGTCCAGCTCCCGGGCAGCGCGATGCCGACCCCGGCCGACCTGAACCCGGACGCGGTGACCCTCACCTCGGACGTTCCGCTGGACCGCGCACTGAAGGAGCCCGCGCCGTGA
- a CDS encoding DeoR/GlpR family DNA-binding transcription regulator — MYAPERQQEILRLARDGGRVDVLSLAEEFQVTAETIRRDLKTLDRAGLVRRVHGGAIPAGRLDFEPDVAEREGTAADEKDRIARLALAELPEDGTVILDAGTTIARLAAALPLDSTLTVVTHGLPVAARLADHPGIQLHLVGGRVRHRTRAAVDAWALRAYGEIRADVLFLAANGFSAEHGLTTPDLAEAAVKRAAVSAARRVVLLADSAKYGQEHFARFGDLSDADMLITDSGLSDADAAAIEKGGTEVVRA, encoded by the coding sequence ATGTACGCACCGGAGCGGCAGCAGGAGATCCTCCGTCTCGCACGTGACGGCGGCCGCGTGGACGTACTGTCACTCGCCGAGGAGTTCCAGGTCACCGCGGAGACCATCCGCCGTGACCTGAAGACCCTGGACAGAGCTGGTCTCGTACGGCGTGTGCACGGCGGAGCCATACCGGCCGGGCGGCTCGACTTCGAGCCCGACGTCGCCGAGCGCGAGGGCACTGCGGCCGACGAGAAGGACCGCATCGCCCGGCTCGCACTCGCCGAACTCCCCGAGGACGGCACCGTGATCCTCGACGCCGGCACCACCATCGCCCGCCTCGCCGCGGCCCTGCCCCTGGACTCGACGCTCACCGTCGTGACTCACGGCCTGCCCGTCGCGGCCCGCCTCGCCGACCACCCCGGCATCCAGCTGCACCTCGTCGGAGGCCGCGTCCGCCACCGCACCCGCGCCGCCGTCGACGCCTGGGCCCTGCGGGCGTACGGGGAGATCCGCGCCGACGTCCTCTTCCTCGCGGCCAACGGGTTCTCCGCCGAACACGGCCTGACCACCCCCGACCTCGCCGAGGCCGCCGTGAAGCGCGCGGCCGTCTCCGCCGCCCGCCGGGTCGTGCTGCTCGCCGACTCCGCCAAGTACGGGCAGGAGCACTTCGCCCGCTTCGGCGACCTGAGCGACGCGGACATGCTGATCACCGACAGCGGCCTCAGCGACGCCGACGCCGCCGCTATCGAGAAGGGCGGCACGGAGGTGGTCCGCGCATGA
- a CDS encoding STAS domain-containing protein, translated as MANGWTVVEANDEIDIAFAPLVQAAVIRSLAEGHRHFVLDLCSTRFLDSMGLGMIVAITKHIKARQGSLRIACSDKWLLQVFVLGGLRHVYSFHDSVEQAVAQPSGASSWPVRSATSHS; from the coding sequence GTGGCGAACGGCTGGACGGTCGTCGAGGCCAACGACGAGATCGACATCGCCTTCGCTCCTCTCGTGCAAGCCGCAGTGATCCGCAGCCTCGCCGAGGGCCACCGTCACTTCGTTCTCGATCTGTGCAGTACCCGCTTCCTGGACTCCATGGGGCTCGGCATGATCGTCGCGATCACCAAACACATCAAGGCCCGTCAGGGGTCGCTGCGGATTGCCTGCTCCGACAAGTGGCTCCTGCAAGTCTTCGTTCTCGGCGGTCTGCGTCACGTCTACTCGTTCCATGACTCGGTCGAGCAGGCCGTTGCGCAACCCTCAGGGGCAAGCTCCTGGCCTGTACGGAGCGCTACCAGCCACTCCTGA
- a CDS encoding SDR family oxidoreductase, producing the protein MLESAWRQIEPMGRVGEADEIAKAAVFLLSDDSLYVTSAELGVDGGWTTGPTGKCVMGR; encoded by the coding sequence GTGCTTGAGTCAGCCTGGCGGCAGATCGAACCGATGGGTCGCGTCGGTGAGGCGGACGAGATCGCCAAGGCGGCCGTGTTCCTGCTCTCGGACGACTCCTTGTACGTCACCAGCGCCGAGCTCGGCGTGGACGGCGGCTGGACCACGGGCCCGACGGGCAAGTGCGTGATGGGACGGTAG
- a CDS encoding PTS fructose transporter subunit IIABC: MSEMITADLVDLDLSADTKEAAARALAERMVARGRVTDLDGFLADVAAREAQMPTGLDGGIGIPHCRSGHVTEPTLAFGRSTDGIDFGAPDGPADLIFLIAAPAGADDAHLTILSSLARQLMDEDFKAALRTATDAGATAALIRGDEPEPTPEPAPTPESESTPESEPTPAPTPEPEPTPEPTPESASTPEPETAPAAPAAKFKIVAVTSCPTGIAHTYMAAESLEKAGRDAGDVEVVVETQGSAGFTRLAPDVIAAADGVIFAHDVPVREKDRFAGKPTVDVGVKAGINRPAALIGEVREKAARGETTSGTAPATPVDRAGDTGDSYGTKLRKWLMSGVSYMVPFVAAGGLLIALGFAIGGYTINKAPSVAEHFVWTQTDSWAALLFQVGSVAFAFLVPVLAGFIAYGMADRPGLVPGFVGGSIALTINAGFLGGLAAGLIAGGVVMAIQKVNVPPVLRGIMPVVVIPLISSAVVGFLMFLVIGKPIASLQRALTDWLNSLSGANAIILGVILGLMMCFDLGGPLNKVAYAFAVGGLANPTEGSLKVMAAVMAAGMVPPLAMALATTVRGRLFTKTERENGKAAWVLGASFITEGAIPFAAADPLRVIPASMAGGAVTGALSMAFGCTLRAPHGGIFVVPLIGNPFLYLIAIAAGVCVSTALVVILKGMRKSAPEGGADGAGDATAQKEQEPKISVAA, encoded by the coding sequence ATGAGCGAGATGATCACCGCGGACCTGGTCGATCTCGACCTGTCCGCCGACACCAAAGAGGCGGCGGCCCGCGCCCTCGCCGAACGCATGGTCGCCCGCGGCCGGGTGACCGACCTCGACGGCTTCCTGGCCGACGTCGCGGCCCGCGAGGCGCAGATGCCGACCGGCCTCGACGGCGGCATCGGCATCCCGCACTGCCGCAGCGGGCACGTCACCGAGCCGACCCTCGCCTTCGGCCGCAGCACCGACGGGATCGACTTCGGAGCGCCGGACGGCCCGGCCGACCTGATCTTCCTCATCGCCGCACCCGCCGGAGCGGACGACGCCCACCTCACCATCCTGTCGTCGCTGGCACGGCAGTTGATGGACGAGGACTTCAAGGCGGCGCTGCGCACGGCGACCGACGCGGGGGCCACGGCGGCGCTGATCCGCGGGGACGAACCCGAGCCGACTCCCGAGCCCGCGCCCACTCCCGAGTCGGAGTCCACGCCTGAGTCGGAGCCCACGCCCGCGCCCACTCCCGAGCCGGAGCCCACGCCCGAGCCGACGCCTGAGTCGGCGTCCACGCCCGAGCCCGAGACCGCTCCCGCGGCCCCCGCCGCGAAGTTCAAGATCGTGGCCGTCACCTCCTGCCCCACCGGTATCGCCCACACCTACATGGCGGCCGAGTCCCTGGAGAAGGCCGGCCGGGACGCGGGGGACGTGGAGGTGGTGGTCGAGACGCAGGGCTCAGCCGGGTTCACCCGTCTCGCCCCCGACGTGATCGCCGCAGCGGACGGCGTGATCTTCGCGCACGACGTGCCCGTACGGGAGAAGGACCGCTTCGCCGGCAAGCCCACCGTCGACGTCGGCGTGAAGGCCGGCATCAACCGGCCGGCCGCCCTCATCGGCGAAGTACGCGAGAAGGCCGCCCGCGGCGAGACGACCTCGGGCACCGCGCCCGCCACCCCCGTGGACCGGGCCGGTGACACCGGCGACAGCTACGGCACCAAGCTGCGCAAGTGGCTGATGAGCGGCGTCAGTTACATGGTCCCCTTCGTCGCGGCCGGCGGACTCCTCATCGCCCTCGGCTTCGCGATCGGCGGCTACACCATCAACAAGGCGCCGTCCGTCGCCGAGCACTTCGTGTGGACCCAGACCGACAGCTGGGCCGCGCTGCTCTTCCAGGTCGGCTCCGTCGCCTTCGCGTTCCTCGTCCCGGTCCTCGCGGGCTTCATCGCGTACGGGATGGCCGACCGGCCAGGCCTCGTGCCCGGGTTCGTCGGCGGCTCGATCGCGCTCACCATCAACGCCGGCTTCCTCGGCGGCCTCGCCGCCGGTCTCATCGCGGGCGGCGTCGTGATGGCGATCCAGAAGGTGAACGTGCCACCCGTACTGCGCGGGATCATGCCGGTGGTCGTCATCCCGCTGATCTCCTCCGCGGTGGTCGGCTTCCTGATGTTCCTCGTCATCGGCAAGCCCATCGCCTCCCTCCAGCGCGCCCTGACGGACTGGCTCAACTCCCTGTCCGGCGCCAACGCGATCATCCTCGGCGTCATCCTCGGCCTGATGATGTGCTTCGACCTGGGCGGCCCGCTGAACAAGGTCGCGTACGCCTTCGCGGTCGGCGGCCTCGCGAATCCCACCGAAGGCTCGCTCAAGGTCATGGCCGCGGTGATGGCCGCCGGCATGGTCCCGCCGCTGGCCATGGCCCTCGCGACAACCGTGCGCGGCCGGCTCTTCACCAAGACCGAGCGTGAGAACGGCAAGGCGGCCTGGGTGCTCGGCGCCTCGTTCATCACGGAGGGCGCGATCCCGTTCGCTGCGGCGGACCCGCTGCGCGTCATCCCCGCCTCCATGGCAGGTGGCGCGGTCACCGGCGCCCTGTCGATGGCCTTCGGCTGCACCCTGCGCGCCCCGCACGGCGGCATCTTCGTGGTCCCGCTGATCGGCAACCCGTTCCTCTACCTCATCGCGATCGCCGCCGGCGTCTGCGTGTCGACGGCCTTGGTCGTGATCCTGAAGGGCATGCGGAAGTCCGCGCCCGAGGGCGGGGCGGACGGAGCGGGCGACGCGACGGCGCAGAAGGAGCAGGAGCCGAAGATATCGGTGGCCGCCTGA